The Astyanax mexicanus isolate ESR-SI-001 chromosome 4, AstMex3_surface, whole genome shotgun sequence genome segment ttcctttacttattccggttccaccacaacagttgctggtaagtcatgtgactctcccatcaaaataaaagtccacttaaaatattaaaatattaaatgtaagaatgaaagatttagtgattatagtgaggaaaagttcaggcaagaagaggaatttcacaagtaccatttattagcttactgatttaacagaaaacttgctatttcactgtaataacaaacacaaatattagcaaattacaacatctttagccccgctgtttttaagaaatcccagttaaaccattactgtggaatacagtctccagctgctcttttgctgatactttaataatgatgataataataataataattacaaaaacatgaatttgataataataataagaagaagaatcacactttgagcaacttgacaaaaatacacaaacatttatgtaagaggttaaaaagactacaaaaataattgaaaaagaactacatcaaataatatgaattcttacaaattgttataattgtgttaacctttagtaaacaaaagagagtcttatgttttacactcctgttggaggttggttgatgtgttgtaacagtaaaaaggtcattattttgctgtgattttattttgaactacaattccctgcaccaacaagacaactgcatgttttttttattaattatccctccgcgccccccgtagctccagaggaacTTGAATGcagctccgtgaaaaagtgctgttttaagcaaatataaggatttttgagaaaaattactggcaaaatgaggtcttatatcagttctagtcactcttctgtgcatttttagcgggtattgaagcatattttgcctaataattaattatttctgccccggtcgggttatcggatcaacatttccaaaaagcacatcttgaactcaggagcgcatatcactgttagcctgaagccagtgtggtggaaaataatgaactgttatcaggagttgtaaaaaaaaaaaaatcaggtttgtgaagcattgatttggattaatgtatttggttaatgtgtggaaacttttataaattggtttaaaggaaaaagctttggacatcatctgtcgtgatgaagaacaaatcaagcatcggcaatgtgattcgaaccaatgtgtgttgttttttcggcacacgcctcaaagcttcagattaaagggtaacatcactcacttagaatgacttagaatctctttagttaattgacctgcttttattttaatattcaatggcatttttctttgtgttttccagaaatgaaaatattttcctgaaattcatcaccaacaaccaggatatttaactaagagcaaagttaaactgctgaaagaggtgaagcagaagccttcctgaagaatctccagaacacgcagaaattgtttgctacatttaaaagacaaatgaagccaagtcccgacatggagaaacatcagcactctgtcaagagttttactaaacagagtaatctcaaaaaacaccagcgcattcacacaggagagaaaccacatcactgctcagactgtggaaagagttttaatcaacagagtaatctcaaaagtcaccagcgcattcacacaggagagagaccgtattactgctcagactgtgggaagagttttactcaacagaggaatctcaaaaaacaccagcgcattcacacaggagagaaaccgtattactgctcagactgtgggaagagttttaatcgacagagtcatctccaacaacaccagcgcattcacacaggagagaaaccgtatcactgctcagactgtgggaagagttttaatcaacagagtaatctcaaaagtcaccagcgcattcacacaggagagaaaccatatcactgctcagactgtgggaagatttttactacccagagtgatctcaaacaacatcagcgcattcacacaggagagaaaccatatcactgctcagactgtaggaagagttttattacacagagtaaacttaaaatacatcagcgcattcacacaggagagaaaccttattactgctcagactgtgggaagagctttaatcgactggagactgtcaaacggcatcagcgcattcacacaggagagaaaccgcatcactgctcggactgtgggaagagttttactgaacagagtgctctcaaaatacaccagcgcattcacacaggagagaaaccgcatcactgctcggactgtgggaagagttttactgaacagagtgctctcaaaaaacaccagcgcattcacacaggagagaaactgtatcactgctcagactgtgggaaaagttttaatcaacagagtaatctcaaaatacaccagcgcattcacacaggagagaaaccgtatcactgctcagactgtgggaagagttttactaaacaga includes the following:
- the LOC111190112 gene encoding zinc finger protein 271-like, whose translation is MKPSPDMEKHQHSVKSFTKQSNLKKHQRIHTGEKPHHCSDCGKSFNQQSNLKSHQRIHTGERPYYCSDCGKSFTQQRNLKKHQRIHTGEKPYYCSDCGKSFNRQSHLQQHQRIHTGEKPYHCSDCGKSFNQQSNLKSHQRIHTGEKPYHCSDCGKIFTTQSDLKQHQRIHTGEKPYHCSDCRKSFITQSKLKIHQRIHTGEKPYYCSDCGKSFNRLETVKRHQRIHTGEKPHHCSDCGKSFTEQSALKIHQRIHTGEKPHHCSDCGKSFTEQSALKKHQRIHTGEKLYHCSDCGKSFNQQSNLKIHQRIHTGEKPYHCSDCGKSFTKQSNLKSHQRIHTGEKPYHCSDCGKSFTTQSNLKKHQRIHTGEKNVPNLSHGN